Proteins from a single region of Chloroherpeton thalassium ATCC 35110:
- a CDS encoding RNA polymerase sigma factor, translating into MPKKKSLSQGSEEDPNSLAKSVSDASSGKENPNLDKDSTKGQAFGEKQQDESSELSEEDEVDFDDDDETSTEDDTPYTPDNDEDDEDENDDAGEENAEGNDGDDAKEQSERKHSRGTAEKSRSRLEDYALIDQICDGDPHKRDQAYKRLLNKYRGQIFNLILKIIHNQNEVEDLVQETFSKAFNSIENFNKEYAFSTWLYRIATNSSIDYLRKRRLKTYSLDNPITTKDDEYTIEIPDSSEEPGKNIMQSQRDALVRSAIKNLPPKYRKVIEMRHLQERTYEEIAADLDIPLGTVKAHIFRAREMLYKMLRDKLRNY; encoded by the coding sequence ATGCCAAAAAAGAAATCTTTATCTCAAGGTTCAGAAGAAGACCCAAATTCACTGGCTAAGTCTGTTTCGGATGCTTCTTCAGGCAAGGAAAATCCGAATTTAGATAAGGACAGCACGAAGGGGCAAGCGTTTGGAGAAAAACAGCAAGATGAGTCTTCTGAGTTGTCAGAAGAAGATGAGGTTGATTTCGATGACGATGATGAGACTTCCACTGAAGATGACACACCGTATACACCGGATAACGATGAAGACGATGAAGATGAGAATGATGATGCGGGCGAAGAGAATGCTGAGGGTAACGATGGCGATGACGCTAAGGAACAATCCGAACGCAAACACTCAAGAGGCACTGCAGAAAAAAGTCGCTCTCGCCTTGAAGACTATGCGCTGATCGATCAAATCTGTGACGGCGACCCACACAAGCGCGACCAAGCCTACAAGCGCCTGCTGAATAAATATCGCGGCCAAATTTTTAACCTCATTTTGAAAATCATCCACAACCAAAATGAAGTTGAAGACCTGGTTCAAGAAACTTTCTCAAAGGCATTCAATTCAATAGAAAATTTCAACAAAGAATACGCCTTTTCTACTTGGCTATATCGCATCGCCACCAATAGCAGCATCGATTACCTCCGAAAACGACGGCTAAAAACCTACTCGCTGGACAATCCGATTACCACAAAGGACGACGAATACACCATTGAAATCCCTGACTCTTCAGAAGAGCCTGGAAAAAATATCATGCAAAGCCAACGCGATGCACTGGTTCGTTCAGCCATCAAGAATTTGCCGCCGAAGTATCGGAAAGTAATTGAAATGCGCCATCTTCAAGAGCGCACCTACGAGGAAATTGCTGCGGACTTGGATATTCCATTGGGCACGGTGAAAGCTCATATCTTTCGCGCTCGCGAAATGCTCTACAAAATGCTTCGCGATAAACTGAGAAATTACTAA
- the guaB gene encoding IMP dehydrogenase, whose amino-acid sequence MSKVLYEALTFDDVLLVPKRSAVLPRETTVQTRLTKQIALNVPLISAAMDTVTESELAIALARAGGIGVIHKNLTIEKQAAEVDRVKRSESGMIKNPITLPENAIVKDALDLMARFSISGIPVVDDKSVPGQKKLKGIITNRDLRFKPDENQLVSNIMTKTDLITAAVGTDLDKAEEILQHHKIEKLLIVDDEGFLKGLITFKDILKKKQFPLACKDEFGRLRVAAAVGIRANTLERVAALVEANVDAIAVDTAHGHSEAVLKMVEKIKNAYPTLNVIAGNVATAEGTRDLIAAGADCVKVGIGPGSICTTRVIAGVGVPQLTAVMNCAEEAKKAGIPIIADGGIKYSGDIAKAIAAGADGVMVGSLFAGVEESPGETILYEGRKYKTYRGMGSLGAMSEPEGSSDRYFQDAEDEVKKFVPEGIEGRVPFKGGLGEIVYQLVGGLRSSMGYCGVRSISELQTDTSFVKITSAGLRESHPHDVKITKESPNYSFGY is encoded by the coding sequence ATGAGTAAAGTCCTTTATGAAGCGCTAACCTTCGACGATGTGCTACTGGTGCCCAAGCGCTCGGCGGTGTTGCCAAGAGAAACAACGGTTCAAACCCGTCTGACGAAGCAAATCGCCTTGAATGTGCCGCTGATTAGTGCCGCGATGGATACGGTGACGGAATCTGAGCTGGCTATTGCGCTGGCTCGTGCCGGCGGAATTGGCGTCATTCACAAAAATTTGACGATTGAAAAGCAAGCTGCTGAGGTCGATCGCGTGAAGCGTTCGGAAAGTGGCATGATCAAAAATCCCATCACGCTGCCTGAAAACGCTATTGTCAAAGATGCTTTAGATTTGATGGCGCGGTTTTCCATTTCCGGCATTCCGGTTGTGGATGATAAAAGCGTTCCTGGGCAAAAAAAGCTGAAGGGCATTATCACCAACCGCGACTTGCGATTTAAGCCGGATGAAAATCAGCTGGTTTCCAATATTATGACCAAAACGGATCTGATTACGGCGGCGGTTGGCACGGATTTGGACAAAGCTGAGGAAATTCTCCAGCATCATAAAATCGAAAAGTTGCTCATTGTCGACGATGAAGGCTTTTTGAAAGGCCTGATTACTTTCAAGGATATTTTGAAAAAGAAGCAATTTCCGCTTGCTTGCAAAGATGAATTTGGTCGGTTGCGTGTGGCGGCGGCTGTGGGCATTCGCGCCAATACGCTCGAGCGGGTGGCCGCGCTCGTTGAGGCCAATGTCGATGCGATTGCCGTTGATACCGCGCACGGGCACAGCGAGGCCGTGCTTAAAATGGTAGAAAAAATAAAAAATGCCTACCCAACTCTGAATGTGATTGCTGGCAATGTGGCAACCGCCGAAGGCACGCGCGATTTGATTGCCGCCGGTGCGGATTGCGTGAAGGTTGGTATTGGGCCGGGAAGTATTTGCACAACGCGCGTCATTGCCGGTGTGGGTGTTCCGCAGCTAACCGCCGTGATGAATTGTGCGGAAGAAGCCAAAAAAGCCGGAATTCCCATTATTGCGGATGGCGGCATTAAGTATAGTGGCGACATTGCCAAAGCCATTGCCGCCGGTGCGGATGGCGTGATGGTGGGCAGCCTATTTGCCGGTGTGGAAGAAAGTCCTGGTGAGACCATTCTTTATGAAGGACGAAAATATAAAACCTATCGTGGCATGGGGTCGCTTGGTGCGATGTCCGAGCCGGAAGGCAGCAGCGATAGATATTTCCAAGATGCTGAGGACGAAGTGAAAAAATTTGTGCCGGAAGGCATTGAAGGTCGCGTGCCGTTTAAGGGCGGCCTGGGCGAGATTGTCTATCAGTTGGTTGGTGGGCTTCGCTCTTCGATGGGCTATTGTGGGGTTCGCTCGATTTCGGAATTGCAAACCGACACAAGCTTTGTGAAAATCACTTCAGCTGGGTTGAGAGAAAGCCACCCACACGATGTGAAAATCACGAAAGAATCGCCAAACTACTCGTTTGGCTATTAA
- a CDS encoding pyridoxal phosphate-dependent aminotransferase has protein sequence MTSTVETTDTARFLAKRVLRMQESETMRITALAKKMKAEGHDVISLSAGEPDFPTPDFACEAAIHAVQTGFTKYTENAGTPELRKAIAESTKADLGVAYLPEEVIVSNGGKQAIANAILALCDDEDEVIIPAPYWVSFPEMVNLAGGKSVVLETSLESNFKITPEQLQSALTPKTKILILNSPSNPTGAVYSEAEVRALMSVIKGKGIFVISDEMYNKLVYGNTQPFSPAKVEGMRDWVIVSNAVSKTYSMTGWRVGWIAAPKWIVNACGKIQSQMTSNAASVSQKAAIAALTGDQSIVDARRREFEKRRDFMHRALNEIPGVSAALPEGAFYIFPSVKGVLGKTIEGKNLASSLDVAEFLLEKHYVATVPGEAFGAQGYLRLSYAASIENLEKAVSRMKKAFS, from the coding sequence ATGACAAGTACGGTTGAAACAACGGATACGGCGCGCTTTTTGGCAAAGCGGGTCCTGCGAATGCAAGAATCTGAAACCATGCGGATTACTGCATTGGCAAAAAAAATGAAAGCTGAAGGGCATGATGTTATCAGCCTTTCGGCTGGCGAACCGGATTTTCCAACGCCGGATTTCGCTTGTGAAGCTGCCATTCATGCAGTTCAAACTGGTTTTACAAAGTACACGGAAAACGCAGGAACGCCTGAACTACGCAAGGCCATTGCTGAATCCACTAAAGCAGATTTAGGCGTGGCGTATTTGCCGGAGGAAGTGATCGTCAGCAATGGCGGCAAGCAGGCTATTGCGAACGCCATTTTAGCGCTTTGCGACGACGAGGACGAAGTCATCATTCCAGCGCCTTATTGGGTCAGTTTCCCGGAAATGGTCAATTTAGCGGGCGGAAAATCGGTGGTGCTCGAAACTTCTTTGGAATCAAATTTTAAAATCACGCCGGAGCAGCTTCAAAGTGCGCTCACGCCAAAGACCAAAATTTTAATTTTAAACTCTCCCTCGAACCCAACCGGTGCCGTGTATTCTGAAGCCGAAGTGCGCGCGCTGATGAGCGTTATCAAAGGAAAAGGCATTTTTGTCATTTCCGACGAGATGTATAATAAATTAGTTTATGGCAATACGCAGCCGTTCTCACCGGCAAAAGTTGAGGGAATGCGTGATTGGGTTATTGTCAGCAATGCGGTTTCCAAAACTTATTCCATGACAGGCTGGCGCGTTGGCTGGATTGCCGCCCCGAAATGGATCGTAAATGCTTGCGGGAAAATTCAATCACAAATGACTTCCAACGCGGCATCTGTTTCTCAAAAAGCAGCGATTGCCGCACTCACAGGCGATCAATCTATTGTAGATGCGCGTCGCCGCGAATTTGAAAAGCGCCGGGACTTTATGCACCGCGCACTCAATGAGATTCCAGGTGTATCCGCCGCTTTGCCTGAAGGCGCGTTTTACATTTTCCCGTCCGTTAAAGGCGTTTTAGGCAAAACGATTGAGGGAAAAAACCTTGCCAGTTCGTTGGATGTGGCTGAGTTTCTGCTTGAAAAGCACTATGTCGCCACTGTTCCTGGTGAAGCGTTTGGCGCGCAGGGCTATTTGCGACTTTCGTATGCCGCATCGATTGAAAATCTTGAAAAAGCCGTTTCGCGAATGAAAAAAGCATTTTCCTAA
- the coaD gene encoding pantetheine-phosphate adenylyltransferase, with protein sequence MPIRRAIYPGTFDPITNGHIDVLERALSIFDEITVVVAVNNQKKPLFTAEERMEMIQEAVAGYSGVKVEILQEGLLAEYAHRKEAVAIIRGLRQFIDFEYEFQIALMNRNLYPEITTVFLMPNEKYTYLASSIIREVSRLGGDISNLVPPCVLSRLKEKHAATAKNQR encoded by the coding sequence ATGCCTATACGCCGTGCGATTTACCCCGGCACATTCGATCCGATTACAAACGGCCATATCGACGTGCTGGAACGCGCTCTGAGTATTTTTGATGAAATTACGGTTGTTGTCGCTGTCAATAACCAAAAAAAACCGCTTTTCACAGCCGAAGAACGGATGGAAATGATCCAAGAGGCTGTGGCTGGATATAGCGGCGTGAAGGTTGAAATTTTGCAAGAAGGCCTTTTGGCCGAATACGCGCATCGAAAAGAAGCTGTGGCCATTATTCGCGGATTGCGCCAGTTTATCGACTTTGAATATGAATTTCAAATTGCCTTGATGAACCGGAATTTATATCCCGAAATCACCACGGTGTTTTTAATGCCCAATGAAAAATACACCTATTTGGCCTCATCCATCATTCGGGAAGTCTCGCGGCTGGGCGGAGACATTAGCAATCTGGTGCCGCCCTGTGTTTTATCGCGACTCAAAGAAAAACATGCCGCCACCGCTAAAAATCAACGCTGA
- the rsmD gene encoding 16S rRNA (guanine(966)-N(2))-methyltransferase RsmD, whose translation MRIIAGKYKSRVIQTVSSHTVRPTTGRVRQTIFDLLAHRFDFEAAHVLDLFAGSGILGFEALSRGAEHATFVEQDAKTLKTLTASAAALSVEHQTNLLRTDAFRFLQKTTDSFDLIFCDPPYRLEKLEQLAKLVFEKRLLKEHGFFILEHHSSLSFAQEPYFDFEKTFGTTHVSFFCWGKTEQ comes from the coding sequence ATGAGAATTATTGCAGGCAAGTATAAAAGCCGCGTCATACAAACCGTTTCGTCGCACACTGTCAGGCCAACAACCGGACGTGTGCGACAAACTATTTTTGACCTCCTGGCTCATCGCTTCGATTTTGAGGCGGCTCACGTGTTAGATCTTTTTGCCGGAAGCGGCATTTTAGGATTTGAAGCACTTAGCCGCGGCGCTGAGCACGCCACTTTCGTTGAGCAAGACGCTAAAACGCTGAAAACACTAACGGCCTCGGCGGCGGCGCTATCGGTTGAACACCAAACCAACCTGCTTCGCACCGACGCTTTTCGTTTCTTGCAAAAGACAACCGATTCATTCGACTTAATTTTTTGCGACCCACCTTATCGTCTTGAAAAACTTGAGCAGCTTGCAAAGCTCGTTTTTGAAAAACGCCTTTTGAAAGAACATGGATTTTTCATCTTAGAGCATCATTCATCACTTTCTTTTGCCCAAGAACCCTATTTTGATTTTGAAAAAACCTTTGGAACAACCCACGTGAGCTTCTTTTGTTGGGGAAAAACAGAACAGTAA
- a CDS encoding transketolase, with amino-acid sequence MDKTNCSIADLEEMARQVRRDVIRMLVLAKSGHTGGSLGLADVFAAMYFKLLDHSPEKFATAANQDFMFVSNGHIAPVWYSVLARSGYFPTKKLAFLRKIDSCLQGHPTTDPCIPGVRIASGSLGQGLSAAIGAALSFKTDGKPNTVYCMMGDGECQEGQIWEAAMSAAHFKTDNLIGIVDHNNQQIDGEVEAVMGLEPFADKWKAFGWEVLSCDGNSIADFVQTVEKAKTFSGKGKPVVILAKTLMGKGVSFMEGSMADGSNWHGKAPSAADGEKALAELPETRFGDF; translated from the coding sequence TTGGATAAGACGAACTGCTCGATTGCCGACCTCGAAGAAATGGCAAGACAGGTCCGGCGCGATGTTATTAGAATGTTAGTTTTAGCTAAGTCAGGACACACTGGCGGCTCACTGGGACTGGCAGATGTTTTTGCAGCGATGTATTTTAAACTGTTAGACCACAGCCCAGAAAAATTTGCCACCGCAGCAAATCAGGATTTTATGTTTGTTTCAAATGGCCATATCGCACCTGTATGGTATAGCGTTTTGGCCAGAAGTGGCTACTTTCCAACAAAAAAGTTAGCGTTTCTACGCAAAATAGATTCTTGCCTCCAAGGGCATCCGACCACGGATCCTTGCATTCCTGGCGTAAGAATTGCTTCCGGCTCGCTTGGACAAGGACTTTCAGCAGCCATTGGCGCCGCGCTTTCCTTCAAAACGGACGGGAAACCAAACACGGTCTATTGCATGATGGGCGATGGCGAGTGCCAGGAAGGACAAATTTGGGAAGCAGCCATGAGTGCTGCTCACTTTAAAACCGATAACCTGATCGGAATTGTAGATCATAACAATCAACAGATCGACGGCGAAGTCGAAGCGGTTATGGGACTTGAACCATTTGCTGACAAATGGAAAGCGTTTGGCTGGGAAGTGCTCAGCTGCGATGGCAATAGCATTGCGGATTTTGTTCAAACTGTTGAAAAAGCAAAAACTTTTTCCGGCAAAGGAAAACCGGTTGTGATTTTGGCCAAAACCCTCATGGGCAAAGGCGTTTCCTTTATGGAAGGCTCAATGGCTGATGGCTCAAACTGGCACGGCAAAGCCCCGTCAGCTGCTGACGGCGAAAAAGCGCTCGCTGAACTGCCAGAAACACGCTTCGGAGACTTTTAA
- a CDS encoding glycerol-3-phosphate acyltransferase, with protein sequence MRLFFLALLSYFIGSIPFAFLFIRYKLKKDIRTLGTGNVGAMNSFDVTGSKMIGISVAVLDAMKGILSVLIAKYVFGDEERHLMIASFFAVLGHNYPIWLKLKGGRGLSTAAGSTLIFAPAIPILWSAFWMLLKFVSRNVHFQNIFATLALFFTIPFFATIQVFYFALFIGGLILLRHVDVMQEVFRNYRS encoded by the coding sequence ATGAGGCTTTTTTTTCTTGCGCTACTTAGCTACTTCATCGGTTCAATTCCATTTGCATTTCTTTTCATTCGCTATAAGCTCAAAAAAGACATCCGCACGCTTGGCACCGGCAATGTGGGCGCAATGAACTCATTCGACGTGACCGGATCAAAAATGATTGGCATTTCTGTCGCCGTGTTAGACGCCATGAAAGGCATTTTGTCTGTGCTCATTGCCAAATACGTATTTGGCGACGAGGAACGCCACTTAATGATTGCTTCTTTTTTTGCTGTGCTGGGACACAATTATCCAATTTGGCTCAAATTGAAGGGAGGCAGAGGACTTTCCACCGCAGCCGGAAGTACGCTAATTTTTGCGCCGGCTATTCCAATACTTTGGAGTGCGTTTTGGATGCTTCTCAAATTTGTTTCGCGCAATGTGCATTTTCAAAACATTTTCGCAACGCTTGCCCTCTTTTTCACCATCCCGTTTTTTGCAACAATTCAGGTATTTTATTTTGCATTGTTCATTGGGGGGCTTATTTTACTTCGGCATGTCGATGTCATGCAGGAAGTTTTTCGAAATTACAGAAGTTAA
- a CDS encoding DedA family protein, whose protein sequence is MLEDIISYLNTLDGSTIYAFLFLIAFLENVFPPIPGDVPVAFVGYLIATNELSFVASIASASAGSVLGFMVVYFMSRSIGESLYEEGGGPIKRRISKAAYKFFPPEQMDYVKANFSKYGYTLVTANRFLAGTRTLISVVAGFLHLNWLYVFLTALISAILWNIALVGGGYLLGDNWQEVGEYISAYGVVITIVIMLGLALIINRYMKNHPSQFDAEDENLKS, encoded by the coding sequence ATGCTCGAAGACATCATCTCATATCTTAACACACTTGATGGCAGCACGATTTATGCGTTTCTGTTCCTCATTGCGTTTTTGGAAAATGTTTTTCCACCCATTCCAGGCGATGTTCCGGTGGCTTTTGTGGGCTATTTGATAGCGACAAACGAGCTCTCGTTTGTCGCTTCTATCGCGTCGGCCTCCGCGGGCTCGGTGCTTGGATTTATGGTTGTTTATTTTATGTCGCGCTCGATCGGCGAAAGCCTTTATGAAGAAGGCGGCGGGCCAATCAAGCGAAGGATTTCAAAGGCGGCCTATAAATTTTTTCCGCCGGAACAGATGGATTACGTGAAGGCGAATTTTTCAAAATATGGCTACACGCTGGTGACCGCCAATCGTTTTTTGGCCGGCACGCGCACGCTCATTTCGGTTGTCGCAGGATTTTTGCACCTGAATTGGTTGTACGTATTCCTGACAGCGCTCATTTCCGCGATACTTTGGAACATTGCGTTAGTTGGCGGCGGCTATCTTTTGGGCGATAATTGGCAGGAAGTCGGCGAGTATATTTCGGCTTATGGCGTCGTAATTACCATTGTGATCATGCTGGGATTGGCGTTGATTATCAATCGCTACATGAAAAATCATCCTAGCCAGTTCGATGCTGAAGATGAAAACCTTAAATCATAA
- the purC gene encoding phosphoribosylaminoimidazolesuccinocarboxamide synthase: protein MKKGNMIYEGKAKKIFATDNPDLVIQEFKDDASAFNALKKGTILGKGVVNNEVSCHLFSHLAGLGIENHFVEKLSEREMLCKKLEIIKAEVVMRNIAAGSLVKRYGLQEAQVLPFPIAELYLKDDALGDPLMNDAHAVAMGIASAEEIQFVKQEASKVNAALQVFFLERGLKLVDFKLEFGRHNGKILLGDEISPDTCRLWDAETMKKLDKDRFRFDLGDVEEAYIEVRHRVLGN from the coding sequence ATGAAAAAAGGCAATATGATTTATGAAGGTAAAGCAAAAAAAATTTTTGCAACCGACAATCCCGACCTTGTTATTCAAGAATTCAAAGATGACGCATCGGCTTTTAACGCCTTAAAAAAAGGCACGATCCTTGGAAAAGGCGTCGTCAATAACGAGGTTTCCTGCCATTTATTTTCCCATTTAGCAGGGCTTGGCATTGAGAATCATTTCGTAGAAAAGCTTTCCGAGCGCGAAATGCTTTGCAAAAAACTTGAAATTATCAAGGCGGAAGTTGTGATGCGCAATATTGCTGCTGGCTCGCTGGTGAAGCGTTATGGTCTTCAAGAAGCTCAAGTGCTTCCATTTCCCATTGCGGAACTTTATTTAAAAGACGACGCGCTTGGCGATCCGCTCATGAACGATGCTCACGCCGTTGCAATGGGCATTGCGAGCGCTGAAGAAATTCAGTTTGTGAAACAAGAAGCGTCGAAAGTCAATGCCGCACTGCAAGTTTTCTTTCTCGAAAGAGGTCTGAAATTGGTTGACTTCAAGCTCGAATTTGGCCGCCACAATGGAAAAATTTTGCTCGGTGATGAAATCAGCCCCGACACTTGCCGCTTGTGGGACGCTGAAACCATGAAAAAATTAGATAAAGATCGCTTTCGCTTCGATTTGGGCGATGTGGAAGAAGCGTATATCGAGGTCAGACATCGCGTCCTTGGCAATTAA
- a CDS encoding pyridoxal-phosphate-dependent aminotransferase family protein: MKKRLFTPGPTPVPENVMLRMAAPIIHHRNPEFVEILSRVHADLKYLFQTEQPVVVLSSSGTGGMEATVTSLFSPGDKLITVNGGKFGERWGQLAKTFTGNCVELTVEWGTAVQPEQILEALKNNPDTKGVLITHSETSTGTATDIKAIAQIVRENSDALICVDGITAVGAHEVRFDEWGLDACVTGSQKGLMMPPGLAMIALSERAAKAIEASKTPNYYFSLKKALKSHAKDDTPYTPAVSLVIGLDESLQMIKAEGIENVWKRHERLANACREGCAALGMKLFSNSPSFAVTPVWLPEGVDWKTFNKALKSDNGITVAAGQDEYKGKIFRISHLGFYDELDMLLVIGALEFTLKQIGHPFEYGSGVSAVQKAFLS, encoded by the coding sequence ATGAAAAAGCGTCTTTTTACACCCGGACCAACGCCAGTTCCTGAGAATGTGATGCTCAGAATGGCCGCGCCGATTATTCACCACCGCAATCCTGAATTCGTGGAGATTCTCTCACGCGTTCATGCGGATTTGAAATATCTTTTTCAAACTGAGCAGCCTGTTGTTGTTTTATCATCTTCTGGAACGGGCGGCATGGAAGCTACGGTAACCAGTCTATTTTCACCTGGCGATAAGTTGATTACGGTCAATGGTGGTAAATTTGGTGAGCGCTGGGGGCAATTGGCCAAAACTTTTACAGGCAACTGTGTGGAACTCACGGTTGAATGGGGAACTGCAGTTCAGCCTGAGCAGATTCTGGAAGCGCTCAAAAATAATCCTGATACCAAAGGCGTTCTCATCACGCATTCGGAAACTTCAACTGGAACGGCCACTGATATTAAAGCTATTGCGCAAATTGTTCGCGAAAATTCAGATGCGCTCATCTGCGTGGATGGTATCACTGCCGTCGGTGCTCACGAAGTGCGCTTTGACGAGTGGGGCTTGGATGCTTGTGTCACTGGTTCTCAAAAAGGTTTGATGATGCCTCCAGGCTTGGCCATGATCGCGCTTTCAGAAAGAGCGGCAAAGGCGATTGAAGCTTCCAAAACACCGAATTACTACTTCAGCTTGAAGAAGGCGTTGAAGTCTCATGCAAAAGATGACACGCCTTATACGCCGGCTGTTTCGCTCGTGATTGGTCTTGACGAATCGCTTCAAATGATTAAAGCCGAAGGCATCGAAAACGTTTGGAAACGTCATGAGCGCCTTGCCAACGCTTGCCGCGAAGGTTGTGCTGCGCTTGGCATGAAGCTCTTCAGCAATTCGCCATCGTTTGCGGTTACGCCGGTTTGGTTGCCGGAAGGTGTGGATTGGAAAACTTTCAACAAAGCACTCAAAAGCGATAATGGGATCACAGTTGCGGCTGGCCAAGATGAATACAAAGGAAAGATCTTCCGTATTTCACACCTTGGTTTCTATGATGAGCTCGACATGCTGCTCGTTATCGGCGCGCTTGAGTTTACCTTGAAGCAAATCGGCCATCCATTCGAATATGGCTCGGGTGTTTCTGCAGTTCAAAAAGCGTTTCTTAGCTAA
- a CDS encoding NUDIX domain-containing protein yields MIDRKELVKLRVSAVCYQNAHVLMVKHKSLMRREGSSDSYWILPGGVLEKGETLEEGVKRELLEETGYECTVGKLVFVKEFLYPFPPAENKGSFYHSVTLGYYCDITGGKLQTGYDPEFPKDNQLILETNWLPLAELAQFDIYPPDLAELLRQGGYNHFENAEVQVLDSNH; encoded by the coding sequence GTGATCGACAGAAAAGAGTTGGTTAAGCTGCGAGTAAGCGCCGTCTGTTATCAAAACGCGCACGTGCTGATGGTTAAGCACAAAAGCTTGATGCGGCGCGAAGGATCATCTGATTCGTACTGGATTTTGCCTGGAGGCGTTCTGGAAAAAGGCGAAACGCTCGAGGAAGGTGTAAAACGCGAATTGCTTGAAGAAACGGGTTATGAATGTACGGTTGGGAAGTTGGTGTTTGTCAAAGAGTTTCTCTATCCGTTTCCGCCAGCAGAAAATAAGGGCAGTTTCTACCATTCTGTGACGCTCGGCTACTATTGCGACATTACGGGAGGAAAATTGCAAACCGGCTACGACCCCGAATTTCCGAAAGACAATCAGCTGATTTTGGAAACAAATTGGCTACCATTAGCGGAATTGGCTCAATTCGACATCTATCCGCCGGATTTGGCTGAGCTGCTGCGTCAAGGCGGCTATAACCATTTCGAAAACGCTGAAGTGCAAGTGCTCGATAGCAATCACTAA